The DNA sequence CGAAGCGCATTGCCTTCTTTCTTGTGGACAAAGTAGCTCTCGTCTTTCAGCAGCATGCAGTCCTGACGTGCAACCTGGACTACTCGGTAGCCAAGTTTTGCGGACAGATGCTAGATCGATCGTCAGCGGAGTTTTGGGAGACCACATTCCGGGAGAATATGGCCATTGTCTGCACCTCGGAGATTCTCTACCAATGCCTCCACCATTCATACATCCGCATGGACCAGATCAATCTCTTGATATTTGATGAGTGCCATCATACCAAGAAAAACCACCCCTATGCCCGGATCATCAAAGACTTCTACATCCAAAATGAGGACAATGAAGCACGGCCGCGCATCTTGGGAATGACCGCCTCTCCTGTTGATGCCCAGATTGATCCAAGAATTGCTGCCGCTGAGCTCGAGGGTTTGCTTCACAGCCAGATCGCCACAGTTTCTGACCCAACCATCATTCAACATACCATCAGTCGTCCAAAAGAGGAGATAGTTCTGGAGTACGACAGAAGGCCTCGGCAGTGGACGACCCCTCTTCACCAGTCCATCAAGGCTCTGGTTGGGAACCATGATCACTTCACAAAGGCGTTTGTTTTCACCTTACAAGCAACAGCTGAACTGGGGCCATGGTGTGCTGACCGGTACTGGCaactcttcttcaaccaagAGGACATTGCCAAACTCGAGACCCAAGCGGAGCGAAGTCTGCTTCGCCAAGGAGCCTTCAGCCAACTCATGGGTCTTGACAAGAACAGGGTGCGGGAGGCTCACGAGCTTGTGAAAAATCATGAATTTGAACAGCCTATTCTGGACACTCGGCTATTCTCCTCCAAGATCATCGAGCTCTGGAAGACTCTTCATGATCAGTTCAGCAGTCAGGATCTTATGAGACGATGCATCGTCTTTGTGAAGCAGAGAAACACAGCAAACATTCTCGTTGATCTCCTCAAACAGCCGGAACTCAAAATTCCTGGTCTTGAGCCAGGTATTCTTGTAAGTTGACCCCTCTAGAAAATATCAATTTCTCTAACTCTAGTGAACAGATTGGCGGCGGGAGAAATGATTCCAGCTGGGAGAGCTCCAAGACTAGCTACCGCGATCAGGTCCTGACCATCATCAAATTCAAGAAAGGAGAGCTCAACTGCATCTTTGCCACCTCGGTCGCGGAGGAGGGCCTTGATATTCCTGAttgcaacatcatcatcaggtTCGACTTGTATGACACGTTGATTCAGTATATCCAATCTCGTGGGCGCGCTCGTCAAGAAAAGTCGACCTACATCCACATGATTGAGAGAGGTAACTCCGAGCAATTGCAAAAGATGAAACAGCTCAAGCAGAGCGAAGACGGACTCAGGAAGTTTTGCGAGGCGATGCCGGACACGCGAAAGCTGACCGGAAACAACTTCAAAATGGACTACTTTCTGAGGAAAGAGAAAGGCCAACGACAGTACACTGTTCCGGAGACTGGGGCAAAGTTGAACTACAAGCAGAGTCTCATCTGTCTTGCCAACTTTGTGTCATCACTCCCACACCCGCCAGAAACGAACCTAACACCGGAATACACGGTCAATACCACCGAGGGCGGGTTTCAGTGTGAAGTCATCTTACCGGATGCATCTCCGATCAGATCTGCAATCGGAAAAGTGCACGGCAGCAAGGCAGTAGCCAAGTGTTCAGCGGCCTTTGAGATGTGTCTTCAGCTTGTTCGGGGCAACTATTTGGACGCTCACCTTCGACCAACTCTTACCAAACAGCTCCCCGCCATGCGTAATGCCCGTCTTGCCATCAGTTccaagaagagggaagagtATGGCATGCGCATGAAGCCGGAGGTCTGGTCAACTCTCGGCGAGCCCACCGAGCTCTTTGTAACGGCCCTGACTTTGGAAAGTCCAGAGTCACTTGGCAGACCGTCATTACCACTGTTGCTGCTCACACGAAGACGGATTCCTCAAGTTGCTTCGTTCCCTATCTATTTTGGAAAGTCTCGTTCCTCAATCGTCAATTCCGTACTGGCAGGTGAACCCATTGAGGTGGATGAAGCGGAGCTAACCAGCTTGACCGCCTTCACTCTCTCGATATTCAAGGATGTTTTCAGCAAGGAGTACGAGGCGACATTTTTGGACTTGCCTTATTTTCTGGCTCCGACTTGCAAAGACCACTCCTTCGACTTTTCCGCGCCGGCATCAGACGAGCTTATCGATTGGGACACCGTCAAATACGTCCAAGAAAATAACATCGTTACTTACAACTTTGACGAACCGGATGACTTCTTTGAGCACAAATACGTCTGGGACCCCTGGGATGGTGCTCGCAAATTCTACCTTCGTGGACGCCGCCACGATATGAAACCTACAGACTCTGTGCCCGAAGGCATTGTCGCCCCCGGCCACAGGGCTTGGAGGACGACGTGTGACGCGCATGACATTCTGAACTACAGCAACAGTCTGTGGTCCAAGTCCCGAGCCAAGTTCAAGAGCCGGGGCGACCAAGCAGTGGTGGAGGCTGAACTATTGTCTACCCAGCGTAACCTTTTGGATGACAGTCTGGAGGGCGAAGACTTGGAACCAAAGCAGTGCTTCTTGGTTTTAGAACCATTAAAGATCTCACCAGTAAGGTTCCCATTTTTTGAGTCGGATATTGCAACGCTAACAGACTGCAGCTTCCAGTTCAGGTTGTGGCTATGGCCTACAACTTTCCTGCCATCATTCACCGTGTCGATTCCAACTTGGTTGCCTTGGATGCGTGCAACATGCTGGGGTTGAATATCAGGCCAGACTTGGCGCTTGAAGCCTTCACCAAGGACAGCGACAACACTGATGAACAGGATGTTGAGCAGGTAAGTTTCCAGCGCGGCATGGGCAACAATTACGAGAGACTGGAGTTTTTGGGCGATGCTTTCCTCAAAATGGCCACCACAATTGCCATCTACACCCTCATCCCTGACAAGGACGAGTTTGAGTACCACGTCGAGCGCATGGTCTTGATTTGCAACCGGaacctcttcaacaacgcACTTGAGGTCAAGCTAGAAGAGTACATTCGATCCATGGCCTTCAACCGCCGCACTTGGTACCCAGAGGGCTTAACTCTCAAGCGCGGCAAACGAAAGGACATCAGGAAGAAGCATGTCTTGGCCGACAAGTCTATTGCCGATGTCTGCGAGGCCATCATCGGCGCCGCCTACCTTACTGCACAGGAAGCTGGCAACTTTGACATGGCCATTCAAGCAGTGACGAGAATGGTGAATGACAAGAACCATACGATGCAGACATGGTCTGACTACTACGCAGTGTACAAGAAACCTGCGTGGCAGACTATGCCAACAAACAGCGTGCAGGAAGACATGGCCGAAAAGTTTCACAAGAGGATGGGTTATCGATTTCAATATCCCCGTCTGCTGAGGAGCGCGTTCCAGCACCCGACTTACCCAACCTCGTGGGAGAAGCTTCCCAGCTACCAACGTCTTGAGTTCCTTGGCGACGCTTTGTTGGACATGGCATGCATTGACCATCTCTTCCATCGCTTCCCAGGGACCGACCCCCAGTGGCTGACCGAACACAAGATGGCCATGGTCTCCAACCAGTTCTTGGGCTGTCTCGCAGTCTACATTGGCTTCCACCGATCTCTCCAGCACAGCTCGCCTGCGGTCCAGTCCGAAATCGCGTCGTACGTCACAGAAATTGAGGAGGCGCTCGCCGCTGCGAAAGTCGCTGCCGTACAAGAAGACAAGTCAGAGTCTGAATTTGCGAGAGACTTTTGGGTGGACTGCTCCCGCCCTCCGAAGTGCCTCCCAGACACGATCGAAGCTTACGTCGGCGCCATATTCGTCGACTCCTCCTACGACTACCAAACCGTCCAGGATTTCTTTGACAAGCACATCCAGTTCTGGTTTGAGGACATGAGGCTGTATGACACGTTTGCCAATAAACACCCCGTGACATTTCTGGGTCATGAGATGCAGCATCGGTTTCGGTGTCAAGAGTGGCGGTTGCTGACGAGGGAGATTATGGTTGAtaatgatgaggaggggggtatgATGGGGAAAAAGCAGGTTGTTTGTGCGGTGATGGTGCATGGGCAGAAGCTGGCGCATGCGGTGGCGCATAGTGCGAGGTATTCCAAGATTGgggcggcgaagaaggcgctgagggagttggaggggttggagcaGGGGGAGTTCAGACGGAGGGTGGGGTGTGATTGTAAGGTGgtaggggaggtggaggggaaaaaTGGGgagaaaggagaagaggttgagattGAGGTGTATGGGGATGCTATTTGATGGTAGGTAGGGATACTATTTGATTTGGGAATTTGGAAGGGTGGAGATGAGAGGGATTTGGTAGAGATTGTGTAGATAGGCGGATGGAGGGGTTAAGCAAAAGCGGTGCGTTTGACAAGAATGAGAAGCGAACTTTCTCTGATTGTGTTTTGTCACTTGTGATATGTCATGTTGAAGTAAGTTGCAAAAAATGAGTGAGTCTGTCTTGATGTAAATAAatgtgtgtggtgtctgtGGTGTCTAGTGGGATTTcaggaaaaagggggaagtAAACAGACGTGTGCGCTTGTCCGGACAACGTAGTCAGTTACATAAGCAGCAAAgaacatcttcaacatcaagctGACCCAGTCGCACCCTTGCTTTTCTTCTCACCCACTTTGAATGCAACGCTTTCTAGTTACTTACCTCCACTTTACTACGCTGCTTGAGCGTTGAAAAGTTTGGAGACAGGATATGGCGGTGTGTAACTCATCATGAAGCCCTCTTTGTAGCGTTGTTATGGTCGATATAATAACATTTTCGGGAGTTAGTggtcacatacgaccataaCCAACTGAaagctcgggatcccgtccgctctcccctagataAGCAGTTGAGTGCCGaactagtactcaggtgggtgaccactggggaatcctcggtgttgtatgttaTACATTTTTTGGGATATTCAAGAATTTCTTTTTGTTCACCCAACCTCTCTGTTCAAAACACAGCATGAATCAGACAAGAAAGAAGGTCTCAGCCTTTGTTTCATCCCACGCTTCTCCATCCATGACCCCATCACAGtagccatcaccaagaaaTTCAAAATGTCCCTCGCGTGCCGTCGATCGAACAAGGTACACGATCGGTGCCCCAGAAAAAGTGACGACAATATCTCCAGCTCGCGTGGAAAGTGGTCCGAGGCCAACATACCCTCTCTCCGTGAGAAATGGCCTCTTGTTGGCTGTCCTTCCCAGACACGTAGAGTACACACGTCCCGGGCGGAGCTCCTTGTGCCTAGCTGCAGTCTTTGAATCCCATTGAGACGGGGAGACGGACTCAAACAGCTCGCATGATTCTAGACAGTAGGCATACATCTCGGCTGACTGCGCAGTGGTGGCGCGGGCTAGGCCGTTTGGGGAGATCTCGCAGTCTGCAACGGGAACTCGCCAGAATGCCTCCGCCCGGCGTGGCTCGGAGGGATAAATATTCTGTTCTTTGACAGCAGATCGATTGCAAAGGGCTTGGACTTGTcggaggaaggtgaggtaGGAGGAGTTATTGCTTATGCCCCACTCGGTTTGTGCCCAAGGGTCGGATGTGTCCTCGACGATATCGATTCGACAACCGCGCAGGCCGATGATGGCCGGGTTATCCATTTGGATAACTGCGGATTTTGAGCTTCCAGACGCGGTAAACATGGGGGGAAGACGGGCTAGCGACCTGTTGCTGTAGTGGAAATATGGAGTTGCCAGGCCAGGTCTCCATTCAGGTACCCAGGAGGGAAGGGTGTGCTGCTTGGGAAACTGGGAAAAGGACAGTATCTGCACTTCCCCGCGGAGTATGATAGCCCGAGCGGTAGCCAGTAGGACCTCCTCGAAGTTACGCTTCTGATAATTTGGCTTTAATCCCAACCGTTCCAGCTTCTCTCGATCGACCGCCACGCCGAGCAACGCGTAGATTCTATCTCGCAGATCGGTAGCCTCCATCCTCTGGTCACTCGAAGTCCTGACCAGGAGATCAAACAAATAATCTCCAGCACCCGGACCTGGTGGCGGGCTTTCGTTTTTACCCAGCAGACCTCGTTTCACCGCATTATCATGATCCTGTCTCCGTTTCCTGATCGTGAACAACGTGTCGAACGCTGGATTCCATAACTTATTCGAAACCTCAAAGTCATCCTCTGTCAAGCCACCCGGCCAGATCCGGCTTCTGCAGTGAGAAAACATGTTCAGCACCCACGCCGGATACTGCGCCTGTGTGAACTTCAGcccacaaacaaacaccGTGTTTGCCGCAAGGGCAAACTCCTGAATCACCCAAACGCGACGAAACCACGGCCGGGAAAACATGACCGTCATCCCCTTCAGGTAGGGCTTCATTCGCGGCGCCGCCCAGTCCATGTACCTCTGAATTCGCTGGGTAACTGGATCGTCCGGAGTCCGATTGTTCACATGGTCGATAAGCGAGTGGATGGCACtcaggttggaggagaagtaGCTGGCTAGATTGACTTCTTGTTCGCATTTCCTGCCGACTTCTTCCCACATTTCCATCACCTCGTTTGACCCATTTTCTGCCGGCCCCAGCCACACACGCACCTGCTCGGCGGATGAGTAGATCATGTGCATTATCCCGACCTGCTTCGACTTTTCTTCCCAGGCGTTATCGGCTTGGCTGATACAGATTTGGTCGATCCAGAGCGTGGCTACTTTCCCTGAGGCGAGTTGGCGAAGATGGCGGAGGGCAGTgtcgagggaggtggtgatggggagttgCTGGGATGGTGAGTCGGGGTTGTTATGATGATGAACTTGGAGATAGTGACGCTCGTTGTTTGGAGGACCCCATGTGTAGGAGATGGCGTGGTAAGGGGTGGGTTGGTCGATGGAGCAGACAGAGATGGAGCAGTGGAGGGGAGATGAAAAGGCATCACCGGGGACTagaggtgaaggagggtggaggtggaggaggcggatgtaGTGGGAGGGATTGGGCAGGAGGACATTCTCGTAGGTGAAGTCTGATGTCATGCTTGACATGTATCGCAACGGAACCCGGTTTGTTTCGTACTtctttggaggaggacgtgAGCACAGTCAGCCTCAGCTTATCGGTAGTAAGTAAAAGATTTGACATCGAAAAGCTTCTCTCCAGGTTATATATATATTGTTGTAGTCTTGAGCACTATGCCACTGATTTCTCGAAAAATCACGCCAACGCCCATGACTGAATCGGATGTTATCCGAGAAGCAAGCCACAACACATCTGATTGGTTCCAATCACTAACAGTGCCCCTTTCGAGGAGAATTGGTGCCTTAACCCCTTTGGGTTCTGGCTCCATTCATATTTCGCTCTACCTTTGGATCCCACCGCATTTCCCATACAGGATTACAAAACAACAAGTCAACTTTCACAGACATAACGGAGTAAACCTAGATACCCCTCATAGCAATATGGGAACTTCGCTGTTCGACTTCAAAAGCTTCTAGCAACAGAGAATCCCCTCCCGCAGACCAGCTGACAGAGACTGTGTGAGTTTTGGTGTGAATATCTTAGAGAAGAAGGCAGAGTTGAAATAAACGAGTTAGAAAATAAGGCTGTAGGCAGAATCCcataacgtgcgtgataagcgaacACCGCAGACAAGTGAGCGCCGCACTttctaccaccctaccacagctatcctcaattacacaaccacaacactaggaaataACTATAACTGAATcggaaacagatgaatcagatgattctgcagcctcctggcatgtacgtgcattatggccaggcttaccgcacacgctacagcaccgaatcttcgtacgagacccccctgtaccaccaccactttgtcgtatttcctgggctacctgctcacccacagccttctgatccagtagatcctgtgcctcttgtatagtaagtgaccctccaagccgcagcGGCCAGAATTACTCTAGCTTCGTTAGAGGTAGAAGACATGGTTTTTGGTTGAGAAATGgattgttgaaggtggagggtcaGGTCGCGTCGAAAAGAgcggcgctcgcttatcacgcacgttaaATGATATTCAATAAGCTCATAAAGTAAGACATACAAAAAATCTTATGTATGATACGGGTGCACAATATCGAGAGTATTCCGGGGTGGCAAGTTTGGAACACTCACAAATCTCATCTCACATAGCATACCTCTCCCACATCCTTTAACACCCAGCTTCGCCATGACACCTCAGTTAACACTTTCTCTCATCAATCCTCCTTCCTGACCACCAACTTACTCACCCCTCCCTGTACATAGAATACTGCCCCATCTGCTGCAGCTTTAGGGTAAATATATGTCTTCTCCAAGCCCTCTTTCCCTCTAACAGGCAGGGCTTGGCTCGGGGGTGCCCAGATCTGCCAGTGGGGTTCAAAAATTCggcaaaaacatacaacaccgaggattccccagtggtcacccacctgagtactagttCGGCACTCAACTGCTtatctaggggagagcggacgggatcccgagcttTCAGTTGGTTATGGTCGtatgtggtggttgatgcaGGAAATAgaggttgtttttggtggtggtggcgcagATAGAAATGGAGGCTACGGCAGAAGATCAGGGGCTTGGGAGGCGATGGATGGGGCGCTTGATCAGCTTCTAAGGGGGACTTGGAGGTGGTATGAGATAAAAAGGTTCTTTTAAGGAGTAAGAAGCTGCCCTGTATCtttgtgggttttggttgaCAGAGCAAAGTTTTATCCTTTCGTTCAGAACGAGGTTATCAGAGATTGTCTttgagatgaggatgatgaactTTAGGGCAATTGCGTCTACAAGAATGGATATTGCAGTGAGTCCAGGCCGCGATCTCTGCTGTTGTGCTTTGATGGCAATACTGAATTGTACTCGATCTGACCAACATCCTCGAGCTCGGGGAGAGAGGTAGGACAACCATGTTTCCATGCAGTACCGTGGCGGCTTACTACCTATTTTCTGCCTTCCCTTTTGAGAGTCTTAGCCTGGGAATTCTTCATCCGAGGCTAATGCTACCAGGAGTGGCAGTTGTGTCTGTGGTCCATGAGCATTTTAATTCCTAGAAGATCCTCACTACGTCTCGAACACAGCCCTTGGCAATCCGAACTAAAACCGCAATCTCAAACCAAATACCAATACTGTCTGCTTGCCTTGGATGCTTCAATcactccaaaaccacccgcAAACCAATAGTTTTCTTGTTGCCTGGTTGCTCAGTTTCACCGGACTGTGTGTCAACAAAATCTTGgcatcacccccatcaactCACCTCTCATTACCTCCCCATTGcctcccatccatcaccccaCAGTCACGATTcccaacacccacacaccTCCAAACTACAATCGAGTACCAAAGTAATGTAACTCATCGTATTTACTCCGAGCTATAATAGCTACTCTATTCCCCTCGGCCGGGTATTCCGCTCTTGCAATAACACCGTCTAAAATCCAACCGACCGCAACAAGCAATGTGATATCCGCAACAAGCAACGCAATGCCAAAGCCATTGTCCATAGTATAACGCACCGTATCccatccctcttccctccttctcccccacacatcccacaaccccccccaaaaagcaAATACCATGTACTTGTGCGTCTCCCGCATCAATAATTACATATACATAACCCCTtttcccatccatctcacCGGCTTTTCGTGTTTGGAAATGTAGAATCAAGCCAGAAACCCATCCACACTATCAACCCCCCTACCCTGTAGGATTATTTCTCAACAAATCATACAACGCCTGCTCCCCCCCATCAATACTGCTATAAGTATGACTCGACAAATTCATCGACCGATGCTGTTGCCCATGACTTTCTCCCCCATGACCTCCCCCATGAGCATGACTCCCCCCACTTCCCGAGTAACCCCCGCTCCcaccagccgccgccgcagtcGCAGAGCTGTACGCCGACGAGGCATTATTCCCACTTTGAAAACCATACCAATTCTGCTGCTGATTGTTACTCGTATGCTGCTGCGGTTGGTTAGAGTACGTATTATAACtctgctgttgatgctgctgggtttgttgttgcggttgttgggtgtgctgctgttgctgctgatgacGCTGtgcctgctgctggtgatgctgctgagaTTGCTGCGCATACGTCGCCGTTGAGCTCCTAGTCTGCATTGTCGGCGGCTGAGGACGCATGTTAAACCCCTGAACTGCCTGGGATTGTTGGGTGTAAGAGTTGTTGCTGGAAGCAGATTGATTGGTGTTGTAGTTGTGAGAGTTCCGGGTCTGAGAAGTCGAAGTAGTTCCCCATTGGGAAGCGCTGGGTGTGGCATCTGCCGTTGTGGTGTAAGAGGAGGCTACATTTTGGGATACCGGTGTCGAATAactggttgatgaggtcATGTGGTTTGTTCGGTTATAATTCTCGAGCGCCTTGtcaaagttggagaaggaggtcgTGTTCGTACTTGGCGCTGCCGGTGTGCTGGAATAGGGCTGGTAGCCTATGCGGTCATTAGACGAATCGGCTCTTGAAGCACTTGCGCTGGCAGTGTTCGAGTACTGGTTGTAGTTGTAGCCTtgtgtcgaggttgacatCGAATCTGGCTGAGTTGTCTGTTGTGAGGACTGAGTAGCAGAGTAACCCGAGGTATTTGTCACTGACTGCGTCGGCTGAGGCTGGCGCGAGGCATTGTTCACAGGGGTCTGAGATCGGTTGCTCTGCCGACTCTTGGCTCGAGAAAGCTGTGCCGCCGACTGGTAGGGAGAAGTGTGTGCAGCTTGAGCAGGCTGTGTGGCCGCAGGACGGTTGGCACTGGTCCAAGCAGacggttgctgttgtcgcaGGTCGTCATAACCTTGGGAAACTGGAGCAGACCTCTTACTTCTATGCTGTCTTGGTGAAGTCCGGGTTGGCATCGCTGtagctggagctggagctggagcaggagcaggagcaggagcagacCAAGCACTTGTTTGGCTTGTCTGATTGCTGTGACTAGCGGTATGAGTGTTGCTGTGATGAGAGGGCTGGCTAGTTGGcaggcttcttctcggcctcgtGGGTGGTTCTACCACCCTCGTGTGCTGCGGCTGGGGCATTGTGTTGTGATTTTCCGGATATGTAAACTCAGGTATAGTCGGAGCAACAGGTTCTAGTACCGGAGGAGTGATATACTCCATTGGGGCAGGTTCCACAGGTGCCGTGGTTATGCTTGGCTGTGCTAGTTCTGTATCGGTTGTGGAAGTTTGAGGGAAGGTTAGCCCTGAAGAGTGGTGATATAACCCGTGAGCTTGAGAGAAGGTATCGGAGGGTGATTCGATTTGATGAGGGAAGTCATGAGCCACTGGTTCTGGCGCTTCTTCAATTGAGTCTGGCGAAAGCTCTTGGGAGGCTTGGTGGTCTTCGGCAGGCTCGGTGTGAAATCCAGGTGACCCTAAATCTTCAGGTTCATCGTCTGAGATAGCAACGGGGGCTGGCTCTGGTACACTTGGTACAGCCAATGCCTCTGGACCGACATTCGACTCCTTGCCCCGTATTCTGTGGGAATAGTGGCACAACCAACCTTTGGCGCGACAATTTTGACACACAGGTCGCGCTTTGTCGCACTATAACATGTGTTAGCCTCTCCGGTTCTACTCGTTCTAGAAGATATCTTACCTTGGAGTCTTTGGGTGGCTTGTGAGTCCGGCAGTTGTCACACACACCACGTGGGGGTTTCTTGCCTTCCACCGCACCGGAATAGACATGTGCAATAGGGGTAACGGGTGCAACAGGCTTCTCTGGCTGGAGCTCTGCCTCCGACTTCTTTTTCCGCGACATCTTTTTGGGCGTCCTTAAAGCTGGCACCTGCACTGGAGGGCTCTGGGATGGTGTGCTTTGCTCTGAATTTGCCCCGTCCTTGGTAGGATGTACAATTCGCAGTCTCTCCGCACCATACTGCACAAGCATAGCCAGTGAATCCTTCTGCAAA is a window from the Podospora pseudocomata strain CBS 415.72m chromosome 6, whole genome shotgun sequence genome containing:
- the dcl1 gene encoding Dicer-like protein 1 (COG:A; EggNog:ENOG503NUDM); this translates as MSPGVLLSPPGSLVEGDLLSLYGSTPDTASQTSPDASSEANDDVDTDRDEDDGSGGGKIFEVNDPPGPRKMSEKKRADNAKFDIWLEENQQNLFKGAGKLVLDEERSANWLMREFENKKIITSPRDYQLELFERAKTQNTIAVLDTGSGKTLIAALLLRWTIQNELENRSQGQPKRIAFFLVDKVALVFQQHAVLTCNLDYSVAKFCGQMLDRSSAEFWETTFRENMAIVCTSEILYQCLHHSYIRMDQINLLIFDECHHTKKNHPYARIIKDFYIQNEDNEARPRILGMTASPVDAQIDPRIAAAELEGLLHSQIATVSDPTIIQHTISRPKEEIVLEYDRRPRQWTTPLHQSIKALVGNHDHFTKAFVFTLQATAELGPWCADRYWQLFFNQEDIAKLETQAERSLLRQGAFSQLMGLDKNRVREAHELVKNHEFEQPILDTRLFSSKIIELWKTLHDQFSSQDLMRRCIVFVKQRNTANILVDLLKQPELKIPGLEPGILIGGGRNDSSWESSKTSYRDQVLTIIKFKKGELNCIFATSVAEEGLDIPDCNIIIRFDLYDTLIQYIQSRGRARQEKSTYIHMIERGNSEQLQKMKQLKQSEDGLRKFCEAMPDTRKLTGNNFKMDYFLRKEKGQRQYTVPETGAKLNYKQSLICLANFVSSLPHPPETNLTPEYTVNTTEGGFQCEVILPDASPIRSAIGKVHGSKAVAKCSAAFEMCLQLVRGNYLDAHLRPTLTKQLPAMRNARLAISSKKREEYGMRMKPEVWSTLGEPTELFVTALTLESPESLGRPSLPLLLLTRRRIPQVASFPIYFGKSRSSIVNSVLAGEPIEVDEAELTSLTAFTLSIFKDVFSKEYEATFLDLPYFLAPTCKDHSFDFSAPASDELIDWDTVKYVQENNIVTYNFDEPDDFFEHKYVWDPWDGARKFYLRGRRHDMKPTDSVPEGIVAPGHRAWRTTCDAHDILNYSNSLWSKSRAKFKSRGDQAVVEAELLSTQRNLLDDSLEGEDLEPKQCFLVLEPLKISPLPVQVVAMAYNFPAIIHRVDSNLVALDACNMLGLNIRPDLALEAFTKDSDNTDEQDVEQVSFQRGMGNNYERLEFLGDAFLKMATTIAIYTLIPDKDEFEYHVERMVLICNRNLFNNALEVKLEEYIRSMAFNRRTWYPEGLTLKRGKRKDIRKKHVLADKSIADVCEAIIGAAYLTAQEAGNFDMAIQAVTRMVNDKNHTMQTWSDYYAVYKKPAWQTMPTNSVQEDMAEKFHKRMGYRFQYPRLLRSAFQHPTYPTSWEKLPSYQRLEFLGDALLDMACIDHLFHRFPGTDPQWLTEHKMAMVSNQFLGCLAVYIGFHRSLQHSSPAVQSEIASYVTEIEEALAAAKVAAVQEDKSESEFARDFWVDCSRPPKCLPDTIEAYVGAIFVDSSYDYQTVQDFFDKHIQFWFEDMRLYDTFANKHPVTFLGHEMQHRFRCQEWRLLTREIMVDNDEEGGMMGKKQVVCAVMVHGQKLAHAVAHSARYSKIGAAKKALRELEGLEQGEFRRRVGCDCKVVGEVEGKNGEKGEEVEIEVYGDAI
- a CDS encoding hypothetical protein (EggNog:ENOG503PSE9; COG:S) → MSSMTSDFTYENVLLPNPSHYIRLLHLHPPSPLVPGDAFSSPLHCSISVCSIDQPTPYHAISYTWGPPNNERHYLQVHHHNNPDSPSQQLPITTSLDTALRHLRQLASGKVATLWIDQICISQADNAWEEKSKQVGIMHMIYSSAEQVRVWLGPAENGSNEVMEMWEEVGRKCEQEVNLASYFSSNLSAIHSLIDHVNNRTPDDPVTQRIQRYMDWAAPRMKPYLKGMTVMFSRPWFRRVWVIQEFALAANTVFVCGLKFTQAQYPAWVLNMFSHCRSRIWPGGLTEDDFEVSNKLWNPAFDTLFTIRKRRQDHDNAVKRGLLGKNESPPPGPGAGDYLFDLLVRTSSDQRMEATDLRDRIYALLGVAVDREKLERLGLKPNYQKRNFEEVLLATARAIILRGEVQILSFSQFPKQHTLPSWVPEWRPGLATPYFHYSNRSLARLPPMFTASGSSKSAVIQMDNPAIIGLRGCRIDIVEDTSDPWAQTEWGISNNSSYLTFLRQVQALCNRSAVKEQNIYPSEPRRAEAFWRVPVADCEISPNGLARATTAQSAEMYAYCLESCELFESVSPSQWDSKTAARHKELRPGRVYSTCLGRTANKRPFLTERGYVGLGPLSTRAGDIVVTFSGAPIVYLVRSTAREGHFEFLGDGYCDGVMDGEAWDETKAETFFLV
- a CDS encoding hypothetical protein (COG:S; EggNog:ENOG503Q4WY) is translated as MPQPQHTRVVEPPTRPRRSLPTSQPSHHSNTHTASHSNQTSQTSAWSAPAPAPAPAPAPATAMPTRTSPRQHRSYDDLRQQQPSAWTSANRPAATQPAQAAHTSPYQSAAQLSRAKSRQSNRSQTPVNNASRQPQPTQSVTNTSGYSATQSSQQTTQPDSMSTSTQGYNYNQYSNTASASASRADSSNDRIGYQPYSSTPAAPSTNTTSFSNFDKALENYNRTNHMTSSTSYSTPVSQNVASSYTTTADATPSASQWGTTSTSQTRNSHNYNTNQSASSNNSYTQQSQAVQGFNMRPQPPTMQTRSSTATYAQQSQQHHQQQAQRHQQQQQHTQQPQQQTQQHQQQSYNTYSNQPQQHTSNNQQQNWYGFQSGNNASSAYSSATAAAAGGSGGYSGSGGSHAHGGGHGGESHGQQHRSMNLSSHTYSSIDGGEQALYDLLRNNPTG